A single genomic interval of Hafnia alvei harbors:
- the lpdA gene encoding dihydrolipoyl dehydrogenase: MSTEIKTQVVVLGAGPAGYSAAFRCADLGLETIIVERYSTLGGVCLNVGCIPSKALLHVAKVIEEAKALAEHGIVFGEPKTDIDKVRVWKEKVITQLTGGLAGMAKGRKVKVVNGLGKFTGANTLEVEGENGTTVINFDNAIIAAGSRPIQLPFIPHEDPRVWDSTDALALKSVPERLLVMGGGIIGLEMGTVYHALGSQIDVVEMFDQVIPAADKDVVKVFTKRISKQFNLMLETKVTAVEAKEDGIYVTMEGKKAPAEPQRYDAVLVAIGRVPNGKLLEAGKAGVEVDERGFIHVDKQLRTNVPHIFAIGDIVGQPMLAHKGVHEGHVAAEVIAGMKHYFDPKVIPSIAYTEPEVAWVGLTEKEAKEKGISYETSTFPWAASGRAIASDCADGMTKLIFDKETHRIIGGAIVGTNGGELLGEIGLAIEMGCDAEDIALTIHAHPTLHESVGLAAEIYEGSITDLPNPKAKKK; this comes from the coding sequence ATGAGTACTGAAATTAAAACTCAGGTCGTGGTACTTGGGGCGGGCCCTGCAGGTTACTCTGCGGCTTTCCGTTGCGCGGATTTAGGTTTAGAAACCATCATCGTTGAGCGTTACTCCACCTTGGGTGGCGTATGTTTAAACGTCGGTTGTATCCCTTCTAAGGCTTTGCTGCACGTCGCTAAAGTGATTGAAGAAGCCAAAGCCTTAGCAGAGCATGGCATCGTTTTCGGTGAGCCGAAAACTGACATCGATAAAGTTCGTGTCTGGAAAGAGAAAGTTATCACTCAGCTGACCGGTGGTCTGGCTGGGATGGCAAAAGGCCGTAAAGTGAAAGTGGTTAACGGTCTGGGCAAATTCACCGGTGCTAACACACTGGAAGTTGAAGGCGAAAACGGCACGACCGTGATTAACTTCGACAACGCAATTATCGCTGCGGGCTCTCGTCCAATCCAGCTGCCGTTCATTCCACATGAAGATCCACGCGTTTGGGATTCAACCGATGCGCTGGCGCTGAAATCAGTTCCAGAACGTCTGCTGGTCATGGGCGGCGGTATTATCGGTCTGGAGATGGGTACCGTTTACCACGCGCTGGGTTCTCAGATTGACGTGGTTGAAATGTTTGATCAGGTTATCCCAGCCGCTGACAAAGACGTGGTGAAAGTCTTCACCAAGCGTATCAGCAAGCAATTTAACCTGATGCTGGAAACTAAAGTGACCGCGGTAGAAGCCAAAGAAGATGGTATCTACGTCACGATGGAAGGCAAGAAAGCGCCAGCAGAACCACAGCGTTATGACGCGGTGCTGGTTGCTATCGGTCGTGTACCAAACGGTAAACTGCTGGAAGCGGGTAAAGCGGGCGTTGAAGTTGACGAGCGCGGCTTTATCCACGTCGACAAACAGCTGCGTACCAACGTACCGCACATCTTTGCTATCGGCGATATCGTTGGTCAGCCAATGCTGGCACACAAAGGTGTTCACGAAGGTCACGTTGCCGCTGAAGTTATCGCGGGCATGAAGCATTACTTCGATCCTAAGGTTATTCCTTCTATTGCTTATACTGAGCCAGAAGTTGCCTGGGTCGGTCTGACCGAGAAAGAAGCGAAAGAAAAAGGCATCAGCTATGAAACTTCCACCTTCCCGTGGGCAGCTTCAGGTCGTGCTATCGCTTCTGATTGCGCAGACGGTATGACCAAACTGATCTTCGACAAAGAAACTCACCGTATCATCGGTGGTGCGATTGTCGGCACTAACGGCGGCGAGCTGTTAGGTGAAATCGGTCTGGCAATCGAGATGGGTTGTGACGCTGAAGATATCGCGTTGACTATTCATGCGCACCCAACGCTGCATGAGTCAGTTGGTTTAGCCGCAGAGATCTACGAAGGTAGCATCACTGACCTGCCGAACCCGAAAGCGAAGAAGAAATAA
- the aceF gene encoding pyruvate dehydrogenase complex dihydrolipoyllysine-residue acetyltransferase: protein MSIEINVPDIGADEVEVTEVMVKVGDKVEAEQSLITVEGDKASMEVPSPQAGVVKEIKVSVGDKVETGKLIMLFETNSEAEGAPAKAEEKPAAAPAPAAAAAAKDVEVPDIGADEVEVTEVMVKVGDTVEAEQSLITVEGDKASMEVPAPFAGVVKEIKIATGDKVKTGSLIMVFEVAGAAPAASAPAQSAAPAAAAAGASAVKDVEVPDIGGDEVEVTEVMVKVGDKVAAEQSLITVEGDKASMEVPAPFAGVVKEIKIATGDKVKTGSLIMTFEVEGAAPAAAPAAKQDAAPAKQEQKAAPAPAAKAESKGEFAENDAYVHATPVIRRLAREFGVNLAKVKGSGRKGRILREDVQAYVKDAVKRAESAPAAAAGGGIPGMLPWPKVDFSKFGEIEEVELGRIQKISGANLSRNWVMIPHVTHFDKTDITDLEAFRKQQNAEAEKRKLDVKFTPVVFIMKAVAAALEQMPRFNSSLSEDAQRLTLKKYINIGVAVDTPNGLVVPVFKDVNKKSITELSRELTVISKKARDGKLTAGEMQGGCFTISSIGGLGTTHFAPIVNAPEVAILGVSKSAIEPVWNGKEFTPRLMMPISLSFDHRVIDGADGARFITIINNMLSDIRRLVM from the coding sequence ATGTCTATCGAAATTAATGTACCGGACATCGGTGCTGATGAAGTTGAAGTTACCGAAGTGATGGTAAAAGTGGGCGACAAAGTGGAAGCCGAACAGTCTTTGATCACCGTTGAAGGTGACAAAGCTTCCATGGAAGTCCCATCGCCACAGGCCGGTGTAGTTAAAGAAATTAAAGTTTCCGTGGGCGACAAAGTCGAAACCGGCAAACTGATCATGTTGTTTGAAACAAATAGCGAAGCCGAAGGTGCACCAGCTAAAGCAGAAGAGAAACCAGCGGCCGCACCTGCTCCGGCCGCCGCCGCTGCGGCAAAAGATGTTGAAGTTCCAGACATCGGCGCCGACGAAGTTGAAGTCACCGAAGTGATGGTGAAAGTTGGCGATACCGTTGAAGCTGAACAGTCTCTGATCACCGTAGAAGGCGACAAAGCCTCTATGGAAGTTCCTGCACCGTTTGCAGGTGTGGTTAAAGAGATCAAGATTGCGACCGGTGACAAAGTGAAAACTGGCTCACTGATCATGGTCTTCGAAGTGGCTGGCGCTGCGCCTGCCGCTTCTGCACCAGCACAGTCAGCGGCTCCAGCTGCTGCGGCAGCGGGCGCATCAGCGGTTAAAGATGTTGAAGTTCCAGACATCGGCGGTGACGAAGTTGAAGTGACTGAAGTGATGGTAAAAGTGGGCGATAAAGTTGCCGCTGAACAATCACTGATTACTGTAGAAGGCGATAAAGCCTCTATGGAAGTCCCAGCTCCGTTCGCGGGTGTGGTTAAAGAAATCAAGATCGCGACCGGCGACAAAGTAAAAACCGGTTCACTGATCATGACCTTTGAAGTAGAAGGCGCGGCTCCTGCAGCTGCACCAGCTGCTAAACAGGACGCTGCTCCGGCTAAACAGGAACAGAAAGCTGCCCCTGCGCCAGCGGCTAAAGCTGAATCGAAAGGCGAGTTTGCTGAAAACGACGCTTATGTTCACGCAACGCCGGTTATCCGTCGCTTAGCGCGTGAATTCGGTGTGAACCTGGCGAAAGTCAAAGGTTCTGGCCGTAAAGGTCGTATCCTGCGCGAAGACGTTCAGGCTTACGTGAAAGATGCGGTTAAACGCGCTGAATCTGCTCCGGCAGCGGCTGCGGGTGGCGGTATTCCGGGCATGTTGCCTTGGCCGAAAGTTGACTTCAGCAAGTTTGGCGAAATCGAAGAAGTTGAATTGGGTCGCATCCAGAAAATTTCTGGTGCTAACCTGAGCCGTAACTGGGTGATGATCCCGCACGTTACGCACTTCGACAAAACCGATATCACCGATCTGGAAGCGTTCCGTAAACAGCAGAACGCCGAAGCTGAGAAACGTAAACTGGACGTGAAATTCACCCCAGTGGTCTTCATCATGAAAGCCGTTGCGGCAGCGCTTGAGCAGATGCCACGTTTCAACAGCTCTCTGTCTGAAGATGCGCAGCGCCTGACGCTGAAGAAATACATCAACATCGGTGTTGCGGTTGATACGCCAAATGGTCTGGTTGTTCCTGTCTTCAAAGACGTTAACAAGAAGAGCATTACTGAGCTGTCTCGTGAACTGACGGTGATCTCTAAGAAAGCGCGTGATGGTAAGCTGACGGCTGGCGAAATGCAGGGCGGTTGCTTCACCATCTCCAGCATCGGTGGCCTGGGTACAACCCACTTCGCGCCGATTGTTAACGCGCCTGAAGTCGCTATCTTGGGTGTTTCTAAATCAGCGATTGAGCCGGTATGGAATGGTAAAGAGTTTACGCCGCGTCTGATGATGCCGATTTCTCTTTCCTTCGACCACCGCGTGATTGACGGTGCTGATGGTGCTCGCTTTATCACCATCATCAACAATATGCTGTCAGACATTCGTCGCCTGGTGATGTAA
- the aceE gene encoding pyruvate dehydrogenase (acetyl-transferring), homodimeric type encodes MSERLNNDVDPIETRDWLQAIESVIREEGVERAQYLIDQVLGEARKGGVNLPTGATSRNYVNTIAVEDEPAYPGNLKLERRIRSAIRWNAIMTVLRASKKDLELGGHMASFQSSATVYEVCFNHFFRARNQKDGGDLVYFQGHISPGVYARAFLEGRLTEEQMNNFRQEVHGKGLSSYPHPKLMPEFWQFPTVSMGLGPIGAIYQAKFLKYLEHRGLKDTSEQTVYAFLGDGEMDEPESKGAITIATREKLDNLCFIINCNLQRLDGPVTGNGKIVNELEGIFAGAGWNVIKVIWGSRWDELLRKDTSGKLIQLMNETLDGDYQTFKSKDGAYVREHFFGRYPETAALVKDMSDDEIWALNRGGHDPKKVYAALKKAKDTKGQATVILAHTVKGYGMGDTAEGKNIAHQVKKMNMDGVRQFRDRFNVPVADSEIEKLPYVTFDKDSEESKYLHERRQALQGYLPTRLTHFTEKLEMPALSDFGSLLEEQNKEISTTIAFVRALNVMLKNKSIKDRLVPIIADEARTFGMEGLFRQIGIYSPNGQQYTPQDREQVAYYKEDEKGQILQEGINELGAASSWLAAATSYSTNDLPMIPFYIYYSMFGFQRIGDLCWAAGDQQARGFLIGGTSGRTTLNGEGLQHEDGHSHIQSLTIPNCISYDPAYAYEVAVIMHDGLERMYGEAQENVYYYITTLNENYHMPAMPQGAEEGIRKGIYKLETLEGNKGKVQLLGSGSILRHVREAAKILAEEYGVGSDTYSVTSFTELARDGQDCERWNMLHPTETPRVPYIAQVMNDAPAVASTDYMKLFAEQVRTYVPASDYRVLGTDGFGRSDSRENLRHHFEVDASYVVVAALGELAKRGEIEASVVADAIKKFDINPEKVNPRLA; translated from the coding sequence ATGTCAGAACGTTTAAACAATGACGTGGACCCGATCGAAACCCGCGACTGGCTGCAGGCGATCGAATCGGTCATCCGTGAAGAAGGTGTAGAGCGCGCTCAGTACCTGATTGATCAAGTATTGGGTGAAGCCCGTAAAGGCGGCGTAAATCTGCCTACCGGAGCGACCAGCCGCAACTACGTCAATACCATTGCGGTAGAAGACGAACCTGCGTACCCAGGTAATCTGAAGCTGGAACGCCGCATCCGTTCAGCGATTCGTTGGAACGCGATCATGACCGTTCTGCGTGCATCGAAAAAGGATCTGGAGCTGGGTGGCCATATGGCTTCTTTCCAGTCTTCCGCAACGGTATACGAAGTCTGCTTTAACCACTTCTTCCGCGCTCGCAATCAGAAAGACGGCGGCGATTTGGTGTACTTCCAGGGCCACATTTCTCCGGGCGTTTACGCTCGTGCCTTCCTTGAAGGCCGTCTGACAGAAGAACAGATGAACAACTTCCGTCAGGAAGTTCACGGTAAAGGCCTGTCCTCTTACCCGCATCCTAAACTGATGCCTGAATTCTGGCAGTTCCCAACCGTATCCATGGGTCTGGGCCCAATCGGTGCGATCTATCAGGCTAAGTTCCTGAAATATCTGGAACACCGTGGCCTGAAAGACACCTCTGAACAAACCGTATACGCTTTCTTGGGCGACGGCGAGATGGATGAGCCAGAATCTAAAGGTGCGATCACTATCGCAACTCGTGAAAAACTGGACAACCTGTGCTTCATCATCAACTGTAATCTGCAACGTCTGGATGGCCCTGTCACCGGTAACGGCAAAATCGTTAACGAACTGGAAGGCATCTTCGCAGGCGCTGGCTGGAACGTGATTAAGGTTATCTGGGGTAGCCGTTGGGATGAGCTGCTGCGTAAAGATACCAGCGGTAAACTGATCCAGCTGATGAACGAAACGCTGGACGGCGACTACCAGACCTTCAAATCCAAAGACGGCGCTTATGTTCGTGAGCACTTCTTCGGTCGTTACCCTGAAACCGCCGCTCTGGTTAAAGACATGAGCGATGACGAAATCTGGGCATTGAACCGTGGCGGCCACGATCCTAAGAAAGTCTACGCGGCACTGAAAAAAGCGAAAGATACCAAAGGCCAAGCGACCGTTATTCTTGCCCACACCGTTAAAGGTTATGGCATGGGTGACACCGCCGAAGGTAAGAACATCGCTCACCAGGTTAAGAAAATGAACATGGACGGCGTGCGCCAGTTCCGTGATCGTTTCAACGTACCTGTGGCTGATTCTGAAATCGAAAAACTGCCATACGTGACGTTTGATAAAGATTCTGAAGAGTCTAAGTACCTGCACGAACGCCGTCAGGCGCTGCAAGGCTACCTGCCAACTCGTCTGACTCACTTCACCGAGAAACTGGAAATGCCTGCGCTGTCAGACTTCGGTTCTCTGTTGGAAGAGCAGAACAAAGAAATCTCTACCACCATCGCTTTCGTTCGTGCCCTGAACGTGATGCTGAAGAACAAGTCGATCAAAGATCGTCTGGTTCCAATCATCGCCGACGAAGCGCGTACCTTTGGTATGGAAGGCCTGTTCCGTCAGATCGGTATCTACAGCCCTAACGGCCAGCAGTACACCCCGCAGGACCGTGAGCAGGTTGCTTACTATAAAGAAGACGAAAAAGGTCAGATCCTGCAGGAAGGTATCAACGAACTGGGTGCAGCATCATCTTGGCTGGCGGCGGCAACGTCTTACAGCACCAACGATCTGCCAATGATTCCGTTCTACATTTACTACTCCATGTTTGGTTTCCAGCGTATCGGCGACCTGTGCTGGGCAGCGGGTGACCAACAGGCACGTGGCTTCCTGATCGGTGGTACTTCAGGTCGTACAACCCTGAACGGTGAAGGTCTGCAGCACGAAGATGGCCACAGCCATATTCAGTCTCTGACTATCCCGAACTGTATCTCTTACGATCCAGCATACGCTTACGAAGTAGCAGTCATCATGCATGACGGCTTGGAGCGCATGTACGGTGAAGCGCAAGAAAACGTTTACTACTACATCACTACGCTGAACGAAAACTACCACATGCCGGCAATGCCGCAGGGTGCAGAAGAAGGTATCCGTAAAGGTATCTACAAACTGGAAACTCTGGAAGGTAACAAAGGTAAGGTTCAGCTGCTGGGTTCAGGTTCTATCCTGCGTCACGTTCGTGAAGCGGCTAAGATCCTGGCTGAAGAATACGGCGTGGGTTCTGATACCTACAGCGTAACTTCCTTCACCGAGCTGGCTCGTGATGGTCAGGACTGTGAGCGTTGGAACATGCTGCACCCAACCGAAACTCCACGTGTACCGTACATCGCTCAGGTGATGAACGATGCGCCAGCGGTTGCATCTACCGACTACATGAAGCTGTTCGCAGAACAGGTTCGTACTTACGTTCCAGCCAGCGATTATCGCGTACTGGGTACTGACGGCTTCGGTCGTTCAGACAGCCGCGAAAACCTGCGTCACCACTTTGAAGTTGATGCTTCTTACGTTGTGGTTGCTGCACTGGGTGAACTGGCTAAACGCGGTGAAATCGAAGCTTCTGTGGTTGCTGATGCAATTAAGAAATTCGACATCAACCCAGAAAAAGTTAACCCGCGTCTGGCATAA
- the pdhR gene encoding pyruvate dehydrogenase complex transcriptional repressor PdhR, with amino-acid sequence MAYSKIRQPKLSDVIEQQLEYLILEGTLRPGEKLLPERELAKQFDVSRPSLREAIQRLEAKGLLLRRQGGGTFVQTNLWQSFSDPLAELLADHPESQFDLLETRHALEGIAAYYAALRGTDEDLTRIRTCHLVIQEAQESGDLDAEADAVMQYQVAVTEAAHNVVLLHLLRCMAPMLEQNVKQNFELLYSRREMLAKVNDHRASIFEAIVAREPEKAREASHRHLAFIEDILLELNREHSRRERSLRRLQQRKD; translated from the coding sequence ATGGCCTACAGCAAAATTCGTCAACCGAAACTATCAGATGTCATCGAACAGCAACTGGAATATCTGATTCTGGAAGGCACGCTACGCCCAGGAGAAAAACTTCTGCCCGAGCGTGAGCTGGCGAAACAGTTTGATGTGTCTCGACCTTCTTTAAGAGAAGCGATACAGCGGCTAGAAGCAAAAGGATTGCTGTTGCGTCGTCAGGGAGGCGGTACCTTCGTTCAAACCAACCTCTGGCAAAGTTTTAGCGATCCTTTGGCTGAACTACTGGCAGACCATCCAGAATCACAATTCGATTTGCTCGAAACCCGTCATGCGCTTGAAGGTATTGCTGCTTATTACGCAGCACTGCGCGGCACAGACGAAGATTTAACCCGTATTCGCACTTGCCATCTGGTTATCCAAGAGGCGCAGGAAAGCGGCGATTTAGACGCTGAAGCGGATGCAGTTATGCAGTATCAGGTCGCGGTGACCGAAGCTGCACATAACGTGGTTCTTCTGCATTTGCTGCGCTGCATGGCGCCGATGCTGGAGCAAAACGTTAAACAGAACTTTGAGTTGCTTTACTCGCGCCGTGAAATGTTGGCCAAGGTAAACGACCATCGTGCCAGCATTTTTGAGGCGATTGTGGCACGCGAGCCAGAGAAAGCTCGTGAAGCATCGCACCGCCATCTGGCATTTATTGAGGATATTTTGTTGGAGCTCAATCGTGAGCATAGCCGCCGTGAGCGGTCGCTGCGCAGACTCCAGCAACGCAAGGATTAA